One genomic segment of Calditrichota bacterium includes these proteins:
- a CDS encoding creatininase family protein, which produces MTDKKRGTPLSKLVVIDKLEVGPTRIEPKRVVTPYTVYTGKSSESFDFIYTFEDTVFEDRNVPAQNLGSMMGAQIALNYGLFCKEISFLGALDHHDQQFLTEMAKNTAREIYVNKFLEPNIFLRGAAASLAVVSRKNYLQAKLTFPNSVKKIDGKWRVNPKRHAISSSGGKDSLVTYGLLREASVETHPIFINESGRHWFTALNSYRHFAQHVPNTARVWTNSDRVFSWMLKHLPFIRPDYADVRSDYYPVRLWTVAVFLFGTLPILRKREIGRLLVGNEYDTTEKHEHSGITHYSGLYDQSRYFDEMMSRYFQRKGWGVTQFSILRPCSEVLIETILAKRFPDLLTYQVSCHAATKKGERVLPCGKCEKCRRIVSMLTAMDEDPRKCGYTDEQIEFGLKSFTREGIHQESAGEEHLAFILSKKNKIKLSSTSVRAKEHPELMKLRFHAERSPMNGIPTDLRGKLYSMLLRQTDGAVKRSGRVWIETDPLTDPDALAPYKFESRGTNVDSQALASQYLLGELTWPEAQERLKQTDVALLPVGAVEQHGPHLPLDTDAWDADYLSREVAAGCSDPKPLVLPLVPYGVSYAHEDFSGTISVGPDTLSRMIYEIGISAARNGITKLVIINGHGGNGPALHFAAQMINRDARIFTCVDTGETSDADIDAMSGVHNDVHAGDIETSTTLAVRPQLVKMDKAEKFIPNFSSKYLNFSAQHAVGWYARTAKITPTGVFGDPTVATREKGEAMWKIMIERLVELVESLKGLPLDEIYQTKL; this is translated from the coding sequence ATGACCGACAAGAAACGCGGCACGCCCCTCTCCAAACTCGTAGTCATAGACAAACTGGAAGTCGGCCCGACTCGTATCGAGCCGAAAAGAGTCGTCACTCCCTACACGGTTTACACAGGTAAGTCGTCCGAAAGTTTTGACTTCATTTACACGTTCGAAGATACGGTCTTCGAAGATCGGAATGTTCCCGCGCAAAATCTCGGGTCTATGATGGGCGCGCAGATTGCCTTGAATTACGGGCTGTTCTGCAAGGAAATCAGTTTCCTCGGTGCGTTGGATCATCACGATCAACAATTCCTGACGGAAATGGCCAAGAACACGGCGCGGGAAATCTATGTCAACAAGTTTCTCGAGCCGAACATCTTTCTCCGAGGCGCGGCCGCATCTCTTGCCGTCGTTAGTCGGAAGAACTACCTTCAAGCTAAACTCACTTTTCCGAATTCCGTCAAAAAAATCGACGGCAAATGGCGCGTCAATCCGAAACGCCATGCGATCTCGTCCAGCGGCGGCAAAGACAGTCTGGTAACCTACGGACTCTTGCGTGAAGCGTCGGTGGAAACACACCCGATTTTCATCAACGAGTCCGGCCGCCATTGGTTCACCGCGCTGAATTCCTATCGGCATTTTGCGCAGCATGTTCCCAACACGGCAAGAGTGTGGACGAATTCCGACCGAGTCTTCTCGTGGATGTTGAAGCATTTGCCCTTCATTCGGCCCGACTACGCTGACGTGCGTTCGGACTACTATCCCGTTCGTCTCTGGACCGTCGCCGTGTTTTTGTTTGGCACACTTCCGATTCTGCGCAAACGGGAAATCGGCAGACTGCTGGTCGGAAACGAATACGACACAACCGAAAAACACGAGCACAGCGGCATTACGCACTACTCGGGGTTGTATGACCAAAGCCGCTACTTCGATGAAATGATGAGTCGTTACTTCCAGCGGAAAGGGTGGGGCGTCACACAATTTTCCATCCTCCGTCCCTGCTCGGAAGTATTGATAGAAACCATTCTCGCCAAACGGTTTCCCGATTTGCTGACATATCAGGTTTCCTGCCACGCCGCGACCAAAAAAGGCGAGCGCGTGCTTCCCTGCGGAAAATGCGAGAAGTGTCGGAGAATTGTTTCAATGCTGACCGCGATGGACGAAGATCCCCGCAAATGCGGATATACGGACGAACAAATTGAATTCGGTCTAAAGTCGTTTACCCGCGAAGGAATTCATCAAGAATCCGCAGGCGAGGAACATCTTGCGTTTATTCTCTCAAAGAAAAACAAGATTAAGCTCAGCAGTACGTCGGTGCGCGCCAAGGAACACCCTGAGCTGATGAAACTTCGTTTCCATGCCGAACGCTCGCCGATGAACGGTATCCCCACCGATTTGCGCGGAAAGTTGTATTCCATGCTGTTGCGCCAAACGGACGGCGCGGTGAAACGTTCCGGTCGGGTGTGGATAGAAACGGATCCCTTGACGGATCCCGATGCGCTTGCTCCGTACAAATTTGAAAGCCGTGGAACAAACGTCGATTCGCAGGCGCTCGCGTCACAATATCTTCTGGGCGAATTAACTTGGCCCGAGGCTCAAGAGCGTCTGAAACAAACCGACGTTGCACTTTTGCCCGTCGGAGCGGTCGAGCAGCACGGACCGCATCTTCCTCTCGACACCGATGCCTGGGACGCCGACTATCTTTCGCGCGAAGTCGCGGCAGGCTGTTCCGACCCCAAGCCGCTCGTACTGCCGCTCGTTCCCTACGGAGTCTCATATGCGCACGAAGATTTCAGCGGAACTATCAGCGTCGGCCCCGACACGTTGTCGCGAATGATCTACGAAATCGGCATCAGCGCCGCGCGCAACGGCATTACGAAGCTGGTCATCATCAACGGACACGGCGGCAATGGCCCCGCGTTGCACTTCGCGGCGCAAATGATTAACCGCGATGCCAGAATCTTCACCTGTGTAGATACCGGCGAAACCAGCGATGCGGACATTGACGCCATGAGTGGCGTTCACAATGACGTACACGCCGGCGATATCGAAACCTCGACCACACTCGCCGTCAGACCGCAATTGGTCAAGATGGACAAGGCCGAAAAGTTCATTCCCAACTTCTCCAGTAAATATCTGAACTTCTCCGCACAGCATGCCGTCGGATGGTACGCTCGAACCGCGAAAATTACCCCCACCGGCGTCTTCGGAGATCCCACCGTCGCCACTCGCGAAAAAGGCGAGGCGATGTGGAAAATCATGATCGAGAGATTGGTTGAGTTGGTCGAGTCCCTGAAAGGACTCCCGCTCGATGAAATCTACCAAACGAAGCTATGA
- a CDS encoding dipeptide epimerase, which yields MKITRISFWTVDMALKTPYTIAYESVEQVSNVFLRVDTDSGITGFGCAAPDLPVTDETAETVHRSLAAAEELLVGKDPLMRTRLLETVRTQIPKQPSARAAIDMALHDILGKTAGLPLWLLMGGERDHILTSITVGISDIETTTKQSVEFVKQGFRALKIKGGVDVEADIDRVLMVREAVGEEIELRFDANQGYNIETAERFVRITRPAKLELLEQPTPKDDPLMMGELSASVHLPVMADESLMGLRDAFRLTRDNLVDMVNVKLMKVGGIDEALQVNAVSRAAGVEVMIGCMDESALSIAAGLHYALSRPNVLYADLDGHLDLIGDPADGSVMLKDGCLYPNSAPGIGCNL from the coding sequence ATGAAAATCACGCGAATCTCGTTCTGGACGGTGGACATGGCGCTCAAGACGCCCTACACGATTGCCTACGAATCCGTAGAACAAGTCTCAAACGTCTTTTTACGCGTCGATACCGACAGCGGAATCACGGGCTTCGGATGTGCAGCTCCCGACTTGCCCGTAACCGACGAAACGGCGGAGACGGTGCATCGCTCTCTTGCTGCCGCTGAAGAGCTTCTGGTTGGCAAAGACCCGTTGATGCGGACGCGGCTGCTTGAAACTGTGCGAACACAAATTCCCAAACAGCCGTCCGCCAGAGCTGCGATCGACATGGCCCTCCACGATATTCTTGGCAAAACCGCCGGACTTCCGCTCTGGTTACTCATGGGCGGCGAGCGCGATCATATCCTTACGAGTATAACGGTTGGCATCTCCGATATCGAAACGACGACCAAACAATCGGTGGAATTCGTGAAGCAGGGATTCCGCGCCCTAAAAATCAAAGGCGGTGTCGACGTCGAAGCGGACATCGACCGGGTTCTCATGGTGCGCGAAGCGGTAGGAGAAGAAATCGAGCTGCGCTTCGATGCGAATCAAGGCTACAATATTGAAACCGCGGAACGTTTCGTGCGAATTACCCGGCCCGCAAAGTTGGAGTTGCTCGAACAACCCACACCCAAGGATGACCCGCTCATGATGGGCGAGCTTTCCGCGAGTGTTCATCTACCCGTGATGGCGGACGAGAGCCTGATGGGACTTCGCGACGCGTTTCGGCTCACCAGAGATAACCTCGTGGACATGGTCAACGTCAAACTGATGAAAGTCGGCGGAATCGACGAGGCACTGCAAGTTAACGCAGTCTCGCGCGCCGCCGGAGTTGAAGTGATGATTGGCTGTATGGATGAGTCCGCGCTGTCCATTGCTGCCGGCCTGCACTATGCGCTGTCCCGGCCCAATGTTCTGTACGCGGATTTGGATGGCCACCTTGACTTGATTGGAGACCCGGCCGATGGCTCCGTCATGCTAAAGGACGGTTGCCTTTATCCCAATTCCGCGCCGGGTATCGGCTGCAATCTATGA
- a CDS encoding amino acid permease, with product MKKFDTEIRLSREMSLMDTTLIGVGAMIGAGIFVLTGIAAGVAGPALILAFLLSGFVALFTAMSYAELGSCYHDAGGGYLWVKEGLPKWNGFLAGWMSWFAHAVACSVYALGFGAYFDQVLQEIGVVIPAWSFVSPVKLTAVVISLFIAYVNFRGASETGKLGGIVTLTKIFILAIFIAFGLQVLFTRLDWQAALTPFMPHGFGGVMSAMGLTFIAFEGYEVIAQCSEEVRNPRKNIPRAVFLSLIIVVPIYLLVALTALVSVHPGGLTPWDYLAEHKETALVEVSKNFFIGGGIMLLFGGLISTISALNATVYSSSRVAFAMGRDRNFPGLFSKIHPQRATPHWAILVTLVIIVLMAVTLPIEDVASAASIMFLLLFLQVNIAMIRLRKLRPDLDRGFKAPLFPWLTIFGIVMLLAVAAYMVEFSPVAWIVTAVWIAIGLVIYKVYASEREVVHAQKVRALERLESKQYRILVAISKRELIADLSAVAAAIARKHHGEVLFLYVIEVEQGESLVVNEPERVAALGLVQEAAESLRDTGIPTRTLVQISRRVSQGIVDTVEEEECNFVILGRRKRPSFLARIFTSAIDSIVHESPCEVAVLHGKLPESGVGRLLLPFGSDIHARLALELAPALSESFKCDSEVRVVFEPQVPSAAREQQIRNIKTLVSENGFQTQISAIHDRDIVSGVLQNTNKSDLIVMGGHTGDFVKLLLGRSLGEEITEQAECPVLWVREFEEREPFWISIFKPLRKEEQ from the coding sequence ATGAAAAAATTTGACACGGAAATCCGCTTAAGCCGCGAAATGAGTTTGATGGATACGACGCTTATCGGCGTCGGGGCCATGATCGGCGCGGGGATCTTCGTGTTGACGGGAATCGCGGCGGGAGTTGCCGGTCCCGCGTTGATTCTCGCGTTCTTACTAAGCGGGTTTGTCGCGCTTTTCACGGCGATGTCCTATGCGGAACTCGGATCGTGTTATCATGATGCGGGCGGCGGCTATCTTTGGGTCAAGGAAGGACTGCCGAAATGGAACGGCTTTCTCGCCGGATGGATGAGCTGGTTTGCCCATGCCGTCGCGTGCAGCGTGTATGCCCTTGGATTCGGGGCCTATTTTGATCAAGTGCTCCAAGAAATAGGAGTCGTGATTCCGGCTTGGTCATTCGTTTCGCCCGTAAAACTTACGGCGGTCGTCATTTCCCTGTTCATTGCCTACGTGAACTTTCGCGGAGCCTCGGAAACCGGAAAGCTTGGCGGGATTGTCACGCTGACCAAAATATTTATTCTCGCGATCTTCATCGCGTTCGGTCTGCAAGTTCTTTTCACCAGACTCGACTGGCAAGCGGCCCTGACTCCTTTCATGCCGCATGGTTTCGGTGGAGTCATGAGTGCCATGGGACTCACGTTCATCGCTTTTGAAGGCTATGAAGTGATCGCTCAATGTTCGGAAGAAGTCAGAAATCCTCGCAAGAACATTCCCCGCGCCGTGTTTCTGTCGTTGATCATCGTCGTCCCGATTTACCTTCTGGTTGCTTTGACTGCCTTAGTCTCTGTCCATCCCGGCGGCCTGACTCCGTGGGACTATCTCGCCGAACACAAGGAAACTGCGCTGGTTGAAGTCTCCAAAAACTTCTTCATTGGCGGCGGAATCATGCTCCTCTTCGGAGGCTTGATTTCCACGATTTCCGCCTTGAATGCGACGGTCTATTCCTCTTCGCGAGTCGCCTTCGCGATGGGACGCGACCGCAATTTCCCCGGTCTGTTCAGCAAAATACATCCGCAGCGCGCGACGCCTCACTGGGCCATTCTGGTTACGTTGGTCATCATCGTCCTGATGGCGGTCACGCTGCCCATCGAAGATGTTGCCAGTGCCGCAAGCATCATGTTTCTTCTGCTCTTCTTGCAGGTGAACATCGCCATGATTCGCTTGCGCAAGCTGCGGCCCGATTTGGACAGGGGATTCAAAGCTCCGCTGTTTCCGTGGCTGACCATATTCGGCATCGTAATGTTGCTGGCCGTCGCGGCCTACATGGTTGAGTTCAGCCCCGTCGCGTGGATTGTCACAGCCGTCTGGATTGCGATTGGTCTCGTAATCTACAAAGTCTATGCGTCCGAACGTGAAGTCGTACATGCGCAAAAAGTCCGCGCACTTGAGCGGCTGGAGAGCAAACAATATCGCATCTTAGTCGCAATCTCCAAACGGGAACTCATTGCCGACTTGTCTGCAGTGGCGGCGGCGATCGCCCGCAAGCATCACGGCGAAGTGCTCTTCTTGTACGTCATTGAAGTGGAACAAGGAGAATCGCTTGTTGTAAACGAGCCCGAACGCGTCGCGGCTTTAGGGCTTGTGCAGGAAGCCGCCGAGTCTCTGCGTGACACGGGCATACCGACTCGCACGCTGGTTCAAATTTCGCGTCGCGTCTCTCAAGGAATTGTCGACACGGTCGAGGAAGAAGAGTGCAACTTCGTCATCTTGGGACGCCGCAAACGCCCGTCGTTTTTAGCCCGCATCTTCACCTCGGCGATTGACAGCATTGTTCACGAATCTCCCTGTGAAGTTGCGGTGCTGCACGGCAAACTACCGGAGAGTGGCGTAGGCCGCCTGTTGCTGCCCTTTGGATCTGATATCCATGCGCGTCTCGCGCTTGAGCTTGCTCCGGCGCTGTCGGAAAGTTTCAAATGCGACTCCGAGGTCCGCGTCGTCTTCGAGCCTCAAGTTCCGTCCGCGGCCCGCGAACAACAGATCAGAAACATTAAGACGCTTGTTTCTGAAAACGGCTTCCAGACTCAAATCTCCGCAATCCACGACCGTGACATTGTGTCCGGCGTTTTGCAAAATACAAACAAGAGTGACCTGATCGTCATGGGCGGTCACACGGGGGATTTTGTCAAGCTGTTGCTGGGTCGGTCGCTGGGCGAAGAAATCACGGAGCAGGCGGAGTGCCCCGTGCTTTGGGTTCGAGAATTCGAAGAACGAGAACCGTTCTGGATCTCGATCTTCAAACCGCTACGCAAAGAGGAACAATAG
- a CDS encoding outer membrane beta-barrel protein — protein MFIRLLLACVLFAFVASAQGQEVTPGSIQGLIVDAENGDAMIGVTVMLEGTSQGAATDLDGNFVIRNVAPGSYTVIANYIGYAKLTVTDVAVASGKASTLNLKLSPEALQAEEVVIEARRIDNTEASLLQIQRKAATVSNGVSAEQIKRSPDSDAADAVKRVTGITVVGDKYVFVRGMEERYNNTRLNGASLASPEPLKRVVPFDIIPAGLLNNIVVSKTFTPDLPGDFSGGSVQLTTKEFPDKLTLSISQSVSLNENTTSKGFQTYKGSNTDWIGYDDGERKLPSEYDNSSLTPRERALLFSDVWEGQATVAPASGSRSIAFGNQTSLGGRPFGFLATVTQSNSFSTKTEKYQEYSYSTLEDGTIFAEPTQNYVTNIYSKSGAVGGILDLNCKPSPSHKFSVKSMYTRSGDDAVSEYTGRRTDGDYVRGQRLTWTERSLATIQPKGEHQLAALRNSRVEWGLSISKGSYDQPDRRDFYQFSRDPDLEPFQYNFNNDNGIRRYAKSRDNMLEGSLDWTMPLKSAEDQSKIKFGGMFRTLDRDFPTRKITFLNADTLGAADLDRTLPANVLFNEDNIGAHWIANELSVNLDSYTADMKVGAGYLMADMLLTKKWRAIFGARVESTDQFFKTEAFPGSTDSSYAEGGPSHTDLLPSLNLTYFVGEKTNLRFAATRTIANPDYLELVPTEDRDYNSGTVKVGNPDLDYSKILNIDLRAELYPSIGEAASVGLFYKQIQDPIEWVYTTESISGGNQVVRKPFNLGDATLLGVELEFRKSLEFAMDKVGEWTRFFSVQGNLTLVSSSVDLKARIYDPANPTQTGLTSKDRPLMGQSEYVVNTTLAFDQPLWGTSIRLLYNTFGKRISELGANGRSDTYEQPFDRIDLVLNQNLGGHWSTKIQAKNLLDSTVEYTLDDQPLKSHKLGRTYSAGVTYSL, from the coding sequence ATGTTTATTCGCCTTCTTCTCGCTTGCGTCCTGTTTGCATTTGTCGCGTCGGCACAAGGTCAGGAAGTTACTCCCGGTTCAATACAGGGACTGATTGTAGACGCTGAAAACGGTGATGCCATGATTGGCGTCACCGTCATGTTGGAAGGCACCTCGCAAGGTGCTGCCACCGATCTCGATGGCAACTTCGTCATTCGCAATGTCGCCCCCGGTTCCTATACGGTCATCGCAAACTACATCGGTTACGCCAAACTGACCGTCACCGACGTCGCGGTTGCTTCAGGGAAAGCCTCGACGCTGAACCTTAAGCTCTCGCCTGAGGCGTTGCAGGCTGAAGAAGTCGTGATCGAAGCGCGCCGCATTGACAACACCGAAGCCTCGCTGCTTCAAATTCAACGCAAAGCCGCCACGGTGTCAAACGGCGTCTCCGCCGAACAAATCAAACGTTCGCCTGATTCCGATGCCGCCGATGCCGTCAAACGCGTCACCGGTATCACCGTCGTCGGAGACAAATACGTCTTCGTCCGCGGCATGGAAGAGCGTTACAATAACACTCGTCTGAACGGTGCGTCCCTCGCAAGTCCCGAACCTCTGAAGCGCGTTGTTCCCTTTGACATCATTCCCGCGGGGCTTCTGAACAACATCGTTGTGTCAAAGACCTTCACACCTGATTTGCCCGGTGACTTCTCCGGCGGTTCCGTGCAGTTGACCACCAAGGAATTCCCCGACAAACTCACTCTGTCGATCTCGCAGTCCGTCAGCCTAAACGAAAACACGACCTCCAAAGGCTTCCAAACTTACAAAGGAAGCAACACCGATTGGATCGGCTACGACGACGGCGAGCGCAAACTTCCGTCTGAGTACGACAATTCGTCGCTGACTCCCCGCGAACGTGCGCTGCTCTTCAGCGATGTCTGGGAAGGACAAGCCACCGTCGCACCCGCCAGTGGCAGCCGTTCGATTGCTTTCGGTAATCAAACGTCTTTGGGCGGCAGACCTTTCGGCTTCTTAGCCACTGTCACGCAGTCGAACTCTTTTTCCACCAAGACTGAAAAATATCAGGAATACAGCTATTCGACGTTGGAAGACGGCACCATCTTCGCCGAACCGACACAGAACTACGTCACCAACATCTACTCCAAGTCCGGTGCCGTCGGAGGCATTCTGGATCTAAACTGCAAGCCGTCTCCCAGTCATAAGTTTAGTGTGAAATCCATGTACACCCGCAGCGGTGACGATGCCGTAAGCGAATACACGGGCAGACGAACCGACGGCGATTACGTGCGCGGCCAGCGCTTGACGTGGACCGAGCGTTCGCTTGCCACGATTCAGCCTAAGGGTGAACATCAGCTTGCGGCCCTGCGCAACAGCAGAGTGGAGTGGGGGCTTTCGATTTCGAAGGGTTCTTATGACCAACCGGATCGCCGCGATTTCTACCAATTCTCGCGTGATCCGGATCTGGAACCTTTCCAGTACAACTTCAACAACGATAACGGAATTCGTCGCTACGCAAAATCCCGCGACAATATGTTGGAAGGGTCGCTCGATTGGACCATGCCTCTGAAGAGTGCGGAAGATCAATCCAAGATCAAGTTCGGCGGCATGTTTCGCACCTTGGACCGCGATTTCCCGACCCGCAAAATTACTTTCTTGAACGCCGATACATTAGGCGCGGCTGATTTGGATCGTACGCTTCCTGCAAACGTGCTATTTAATGAAGACAACATCGGCGCGCATTGGATCGCCAACGAATTGTCGGTCAATCTCGACTCCTACACCGCAGACATGAAAGTCGGTGCCGGGTACCTTATGGCCGACATGCTGCTCACCAAAAAATGGCGTGCCATCTTCGGTGCTCGTGTCGAGTCGACCGATCAGTTCTTCAAAACCGAAGCCTTCCCCGGAAGCACCGACTCAAGCTACGCCGAAGGCGGACCGTCACACACCGACCTGTTGCCCTCGCTAAACCTGACTTACTTCGTGGGCGAGAAAACCAATCTTCGTTTCGCCGCCACGCGCACTATCGCCAATCCGGACTATCTCGAATTGGTCCCCACCGAAGACCGTGACTACAATAGCGGCACGGTTAAAGTCGGTAATCCCGATCTCGACTACTCCAAAATCTTGAACATCGACCTGCGCGCAGAGCTGTATCCCTCAATCGGAGAAGCCGCCAGCGTTGGTCTCTTCTACAAGCAGATTCAAGACCCCATCGAATGGGTGTACACGACCGAATCCATTTCCGGCGGCAATCAAGTGGTGCGCAAGCCCTTTAACTTGGGTGACGCGACGTTGCTCGGTGTCGAACTCGAGTTCCGCAAATCTCTCGAGTTTGCCATGGACAAAGTTGGCGAGTGGACAAGATTCTTCTCGGTGCAGGGCAACCTGACGCTGGTTTCTTCAAGTGTCGATCTGAAAGCCCGCATTTATGATCCCGCCAATCCGACGCAAACGGGACTGACCAGCAAAGATCGTCCTTTGATGGGTCAGTCAGAGTATGTCGTGAATACGACGCTCGCATTCGATCAACCTCTCTGGGGAACGAGCATCAGACTCCTCTACAATACCTTCGGAAAGCGCATTTCCGAACTCGGTGCCAACGGTCGTTCCGACACCTACGAGCAGCCTTTCGATCGTATCGACCTCGTTCTCAACCAAAATCTGGGAGGACATTGGTCCACAAAAATTCAAGCGAAAAACCTCCTCGATTCCACGGTTGAATACACGCTTGATGACCAGCCTCTTAAATCCCATAAACTTGGACGAACGTATTCCGCGGGAGTCACGTATTCACTGTAG
- a CDS encoding carboxypeptidase regulatory-like domain-containing protein, protein MTIRRFFAMLCAMVALSSVASAIEAPADLTIFASGTDVTLRWQAVAGATEYNVYKEVLPIDDINVLFPYATTAALTYADNSNAGLQYHYVVTAVVPSGDLSGTINDTTGLGCEGALVFVTQQGDPSVTGMDYADANGNYEILDLPVGTYDICVYKENRPVAMASAAVTDGGITDWDYQWPVFARTHIAAGTLAPGVHNWTNNNVYEMDGIVRVGPGATLNIEEGTTVNGSSVILSGQTFPVLSFLNVQASTTGDGTDNGILNISGSKYKPVVFTSGRLPADGPQQNADWGGIIIDGDASTNRGRLATGEGGTGPYGNVTTAHDGQSSGTMRYFRDDFAGFNFTASNQLNGLCMQGVGSGTTLEYWQSYQGEDDGIEFFGGTCNTSYGIITDTGDDGFDYTSGYRGHAHHIWVTQRRNVSDRCIEADNHTTEPGESDDYDALPRSNSRLSNFTCVGGKGAVPQTSGSILANPRAGTQFNWFNMLMTLGRGTALDVDNSPTHLAAVGGASRMDYCLFWDNGGAATEVIDASTPAGIGDGHFTVEDGEWDLTNCVAPAAYPVNSTTIAAPTGWTQDIASYRGCGFVGTNATTIIANPMLIDPANYDARPMAGSPALNSANVAPAGVITSYGLPYADHIGAFDGPNDDWAVGWSRQ, encoded by the coding sequence ATGACGATTCGTCGCTTTTTTGCCATGCTGTGCGCAATGGTTGCCTTGTCGTCGGTTGCTTCAGCGATTGAAGCGCCCGCCGATTTGACCATCTTCGCGTCCGGTACGGACGTCACCCTGCGTTGGCAGGCTGTCGCCGGTGCTACCGAGTACAACGTGTACAAGGAAGTTCTGCCGATTGACGACATCAACGTGTTGTTCCCGTACGCCACGACCGCGGCACTGACCTACGCCGACAACTCGAACGCCGGTCTTCAATACCACTACGTGGTGACCGCCGTCGTCCCCTCCGGCGACTTGTCCGGTACCATCAATGACACCACCGGCCTCGGTTGCGAAGGCGCTTTGGTGTTTGTGACGCAGCAGGGTGATCCCAGCGTCACGGGTATGGACTATGCTGATGCCAACGGTAACTACGAGATTCTTGACCTTCCGGTCGGAACCTACGACATCTGCGTCTACAAGGAAAATCGTCCCGTTGCCATGGCCAGCGCGGCTGTTACCGATGGCGGCATCACCGATTGGGACTACCAGTGGCCCGTCTTTGCCCGCACGCACATCGCAGCCGGCACTCTGGCTCCCGGCGTCCACAACTGGACCAACAACAACGTGTACGAAATGGACGGTATCGTCCGTGTTGGACCGGGTGCGACCCTGAATATCGAAGAAGGCACCACTGTCAACGGTTCGTCCGTTATTCTGTCTGGACAGACCTTCCCGGTTCTTTCGTTCTTGAACGTTCAGGCCTCCACAACGGGTGACGGCACCGACAACGGTATCTTGAACATCAGCGGCTCCAAATATAAGCCGGTCGTCTTCACGTCCGGTCGTTTGCCCGCCGACGGCCCCCAGCAGAATGCGGACTGGGGCGGAATCATCATCGACGGCGACGCCTCGACCAACCGTGGTCGTCTGGCCACTGGCGAAGGCGGCACCGGCCCCTACGGTAACGTCACCACTGCCCACGACGGTCAAAGCAGCGGCACCATGCGCTACTTCCGTGATGACTTCGCAGGCTTCAACTTCACCGCGTCCAACCAGCTCAACGGTCTCTGTATGCAGGGTGTCGGCAGCGGCACGACCCTCGAATACTGGCAGTCCTATCAGGGCGAAGACGACGGTATCGAGTTCTTCGGTGGTACCTGCAACACGTCCTATGGTATCATCACCGACACCGGCGACGACGGCTTCGACTACACCAGTGGTTACCGTGGCCACGCGCACCACATTTGGGTGACGCAGCGCCGTAACGTGTCCGACCGTTGCATCGAAGCGGACAACCACACTACCGAGCCCGGCGAATCTGACGACTACGATGCTCTGCCGCGTTCGAACAGCCGTTTGTCCAATTTCACCTGCGTCGGCGGCAAGGGTGCTGTCCCGCAGACCTCCGGTTCGATTCTGGCCAATCCGCGCGCGGGTACCCAGTTCAACTGGTTCAACATGCTCATGACCTTGGGTCGTGGTACCGCTCTCGACGTCGACAACTCCCCGACGCACCTCGCCGCCGTCGGTGGCGCGAGCCGTATGGACTACTGCCTCTTCTGGGATAACGGTGGCGCCGCCACTGAAGTCATTGATGCCAGCACCCCTGCCGGTATCGGCGACGGCCACTTCACCGTCGAAGATGGCGAATGGGATCTTACCAACTGCGTGGCTCCCGCGGCCTACCCGGTTAACTCCACCACCATCGCAGCCCCGACCGGTTGGACGCAGGATATCGCCAGCTACCGTGGTTGCGGTTTCGTCGGCACCAACGCCACGACGATCATCGCCAACCCGATGCTGATCGACCCGGCCAACTACGACGCTCGCCCGATGGCCGGTTCGCCCGCCCTGAACAGCGCCAACGTCGCTCCGGCTGGCGTCATCACCAGCTACGGTCTGCCCTACGCTGATCACATCGGCGCCTTCGACGGCCCGAACGACGATTGGGCAGTGGGCTGGTCGCGTCAATAA
- a CDS encoding energy transducer TonB encodes MNQIVKSASLSLLLMFALAVPGICDEKADLDSFPMPVGGMVALMQQVVYPKSASKDGIEGKVLISAVIDVNGKVSKAEIMSGVRQDLDQAALTAVQNIEWTPAMKNKQAVEAAVVVPVLFKLDSDKKK; translated from the coding sequence ATGAACCAGATTGTAAAATCCGCATCCCTGTCTCTGCTCTTAATGTTCGCACTGGCCGTGCCCGGGATTTGTGATGAAAAAGCGGATCTCGACTCATTTCCCATGCCCGTAGGCGGTATGGTCGCCTTGATGCAGCAGGTCGTTTACCCGAAGTCGGCAAGCAAGGATGGAATCGAAGGCAAAGTCTTGATCTCAGCCGTCATCGACGTCAACGGAAAAGTAAGCAAAGCCGAAATCATGTCGGGTGTGCGCCAAGACTTGGACCAAGCTGCGCTCACTGCCGTACAAAATATCGAGTGGACTCCGGCCATGAAAAACAAACAGGCCGTGGAAGCCGCGGTGGTCGTGCCGGTCCTGTTCAAGCTGGATTCGGACAAGAAGAAATAA